A single Alteribacter lacisalsi DNA region contains:
- the mnmE gene encoding tRNA uridine-5-carboxymethylaminomethyl(34) synthesis GTPase MnmE, producing MELDTIAAISTPMGEGAIGIVRITGDKAIPIADRLYKGRRKLGEVESHTINYGHITDPKTGETVEEIMVSVLHGPRTFTKENMIEINCHGGLVAVNRVLQLILNEGARLAEPGEFTKRAFLNGRIDLSQAEGVIDLIRAKTDRAMNVAMSQVEGRLSGQIQKLRQELLETVAHVEVNIDYPEYDAEEVTLGLLKEKAGAVKTEIDRLLQTASQGKILREGLSTVIIGRPNVGKSSLLNSLVHENKAIVTDVPGTTRDVIEEYVNVRGVPLRLLDTAGIRETEDVVERIGVERSRKLVQEAELSLLVVNYNEQLTEEDEKLFAVSKNRDSIIIVNKTDLSREIDMDRVRELAGSRPVITTSLLKDEGIDELEEAIREMFFEGGMESGDLTYVSNSRHIALLNEASRTIDDALSSAEAGMPVDMVQIDITKAWELLGEVIGDSVNESLIDQLFSQFCLGK from the coding sequence ATGGAACTGGACACTATCGCAGCAATTTCAACGCCGATGGGCGAAGGAGCGATCGGCATTGTAAGAATTACAGGTGACAAAGCAATTCCAATTGCAGACCGGCTCTATAAAGGCCGCAGGAAGCTTGGGGAAGTGGAGTCCCATACGATTAACTACGGTCACATTACGGATCCAAAGACCGGAGAAACAGTGGAAGAAATCATGGTCAGCGTCCTGCACGGGCCCCGCACATTTACAAAAGAGAATATGATCGAGATTAACTGCCACGGCGGTCTTGTTGCGGTCAACCGAGTTCTCCAGCTTATTCTGAATGAGGGAGCGCGACTTGCAGAACCAGGAGAGTTTACGAAGCGTGCCTTTCTTAATGGACGTATCGACCTTTCCCAGGCGGAAGGTGTTATTGACCTGATCCGTGCGAAAACGGACCGTGCCATGAATGTGGCTATGAGCCAGGTTGAAGGACGGCTCTCCGGGCAGATTCAGAAACTTCGTCAGGAGCTTCTTGAAACGGTGGCGCACGTAGAGGTAAACATCGACTACCCGGAATATGATGCCGAAGAAGTGACATTGGGGCTGCTGAAAGAAAAAGCAGGTGCAGTTAAAACAGAAATTGACCGGCTGCTCCAGACTGCAAGTCAGGGTAAGATCCTTCGGGAGGGCTTATCCACGGTCATTATCGGCCGGCCCAATGTGGGGAAATCATCGCTTCTGAACAGCCTTGTGCACGAGAATAAGGCTATTGTAACGGATGTGCCCGGCACGACAAGAGATGTGATTGAAGAGTACGTCAACGTCAGAGGTGTCCCGCTTCGCCTGCTGGATACAGCGGGGATCCGGGAAACAGAAGACGTGGTTGAACGGATAGGGGTTGAGCGTTCCCGTAAACTGGTACAGGAAGCCGAATTATCCCTGCTTGTTGTAAACTACAATGAGCAACTTACGGAAGAGGATGAGAAACTGTTTGCCGTTAGTAAAAACCGGGATTCGATTATTATCGTCAATAAAACGGATCTTTCCCGGGAAATAGACATGGATCGTGTTCGGGAACTTGCCGGCAGCCGTCCGGTTATTACGACTTCGCTCCTGAAGGACGAAGGGATTGACGAACTGGAAGAGGCAATCAGGGAAATGTTCTTTGAAGGCGGTATGGAATCGGGCGATTTAACGTACGTATCGAATTCCAGACATATCGCGCTTCTGAATGAAGCAAGCCGTACTATTGATGATGCACTGTCATCTGCTGAAGCCGGCATGCCGGTCGATATGGTACAGATCGATATCACAAAAGCCTGGGAACTGCTTGGTGAAGTAATCGGAGACAGTGTAAATGAAAGCCTGATCGATCAGCTTTTTTCCCAGTTTTGTCTAGGGAAATAG
- the jag gene encoding RNA-binding cell elongation regulator Jag/EloR → MKKVTVSGKTVEEAIEQALAKLKVSREQVDVKVLEEAQKGFLGILGGKPAVVEAEVKPDPVKEALNFLRETIQHMGVTASVSEEAVKDGLRFEISGEEIGLLIGKRGQTLDSLQYLVNLVANKHSNDYLRIVIDAEGYRERRKESLEKLALRLGNKAVKTGQEVRLEPMNAHERKIIHTTLQSVKGVGTYSDGEEPNRRIVVTPK, encoded by the coding sequence GTGAAAAAAGTGACTGTTTCAGGTAAAACTGTTGAAGAAGCCATTGAACAGGCTCTTGCAAAGCTGAAGGTATCAAGGGAACAGGTCGATGTGAAGGTGCTCGAGGAAGCCCAGAAAGGTTTTCTCGGCATTCTGGGCGGCAAGCCTGCAGTTGTGGAAGCAGAGGTCAAGCCCGATCCTGTTAAAGAAGCCTTGAATTTTCTCCGTGAAACCATTCAGCACATGGGTGTTACGGCAAGTGTAAGCGAGGAAGCGGTCAAGGACGGTTTAAGGTTCGAGATATCCGGAGAAGAAATCGGTCTTCTGATCGGAAAGCGCGGCCAGACACTCGACTCTCTTCAATACCTTGTCAACCTGGTAGCAAACAAACATTCGAATGATTATCTTCGGATTGTGATTGATGCAGAAGGATACCGGGAACGGCGGAAGGAATCACTTGAAAAACTTGCTCTAAGACTTGGAAACAAAGCGGTAAAGACCGGTCAGGAAGTCCGTCTGGAGCCGATGAATGCACATGAACGCAAGATCATTCATACGACCCTTCAATCCGTAAAAGGGGTAGGCACTTATTCCGATGGCGAAGAGCCGAACCGGCGGATTGTTGTTACACCGAAGTAA